In Phyllostomus discolor isolate MPI-MPIP mPhyDis1 chromosome 2, mPhyDis1.pri.v3, whole genome shotgun sequence, the following are encoded in one genomic region:
- the LOC114512991 gene encoding olfactory receptor 9 — MGDSNRTAVTEFVLLGFSGFGSRQGSLFWGVLCIYLVILLGNSLIILLTLADPALHSPMYFFLRHFSMVEILYTTTIVPRMLADLLSSCPTIPLASCFTQLYFFALFGIAECCLLTAMAYDRYAAICRPLHYGTLMNRGTCVHMVGASYLMGVIAGTTHSICIFTLPFHNANTIHHFLCDILPVLRLASASTFWGEVGNLGVTIAFILTPFLLIIASYACILATILGIATSQGRQKVFSTCSSHLFVVMLFFGTGTVAYMRPWAGSSQDADQILALFYTVVTPMFNPFVYTLRNKEVTGAMRRLVKKYFWSS; from the coding sequence ATGGGGGATAGCAACCGCACAGCAGTAACTGAGTTTGTTTTGCTGGGGTTCTCAGGTTTTGGTTCCCGTCAGGGATCTCTGTTCTGGGGGGTGCTCTGTATCTACCTTGTCATCTTGCTGGGCAACTCCCTGATCATCCTCCTAACGCTGGCGGACCCTGCCCTACACTCAcccatgtatttcttccttcGCCACTTCTCCATGGTGGAGATCCTCTACACCACAACCATCGTGCCCAGGATGCTGGCTGAtctcctgtcctcctgccccACCATCCCACTTGCCAGCTGCTTCACCCAGCTCTACTTCTTTGCCCTCTTTGGCATCGCAGAATGCTGCCTGCTTACCgccatggcctatgaccgctatgcTGCCATCTGCCGGCCGCTGCATTATGGCACCCTGATGAACCGGGGCACGTGTGTCCACATGGTGGGGGCCTCGTACCTCATGGGTGTCATCGCTGGCACCACTCACTCCATCTGTATCTTCACATTGCCCTTCCACAATGCCAACACAATCCACCACTTCCTGTGTGACATCCTGCCTGTGCTGAGGCTGGCTAGTGCAAGCACCTTCTGGGGTGAAGTGGGAAATCTTGGTGTCACAATAGCCTTTATCCTGACCCCCTTCTTACTGATCATTGCCTCCTATGCTTGTATCCTTGCCACCATCCTTGGGATTGCGACATCCCAGGGGCGTCAGAAAGTCTTCTCTACCTGTTCTTCCCACCTGTTTGTGGTCATGCTCTTTTTTGGGACTGGGACTGTTGCCTATATGAGGCCTTGGGCAGGCTCCTCTCAGGATGCGGACCAGATCCTCGCCCTCTTTTACACAGTGGTCACTCCCATGTTCAACCCTTTTGTCTATACTCTGAGGAACAAGGAAGTCACAGGGGCGATGAGGAGGCTCGTGAAGAAATACTTTTGGAGTTcttga